One part of the Nematostella vectensis chromosome 8, jaNemVect1.1, whole genome shotgun sequence genome encodes these proteins:
- the LOC5501181 gene encoding protein UXT homolog: MADETDGHFDVQEKIRKYEEFLDQRLAKDLEAVFKSQDEIVAKITEYTQLKSSIEQIQKTDLKGKDLRSRVDLGCNFFCQASVPDPSRIFIAVGYGFFVEFTLSEALNFIEKKLAHLQHSVDKLGKDAAKIKAHMKLVLGGLQELQGLNQLSQRMHYPV; the protein is encoded by the coding sequence atggcggacgaaaCAGACGGGCATTTTGACgttcaagaaaaaataagaaaatacgAAGAATTCCTTGACCAAAGACTTGCAAAGGATTTAGAAGCAGTATTCAAATCTCAAGACGAGATAGTTGCCAAAATAACAGAATATACACAGTTGAAATCATCAATCGAACAAATACAGAAGACTGACCTCAAGGGAAAGGACTTGCGAAGCCGTGTCGATTTAGGTTGTAATTTCTTTTGCCAGGCAAGCGTACCAGATCCTTCTAGGATCTTTATAGCAGTTGGTTACGGCTTCTTCGTAGAATTCACTTTGTCTGAGGCTTTGAACTTTATAGAAAAGAAGTTAGCGCATTTGCAACATTCGGTTGATAAACTCGGAAAAGATGCTGCAAAGATCAAGGCGCATATGAAACTTGTGCTCGGGGGACTCCAGGAATTACAAGGACTGAATCAGTTATCACAGAGAATGCATTATCCGGTTTGA